The following are from one region of the Mustela lutreola isolate mMusLut2 chromosome 9, mMusLut2.pri, whole genome shotgun sequence genome:
- the CAD gene encoding CAD protein isoform X1 produces the protein MAALMLEDGSVLRGQPFGATVSTAGEVVFQTGMVGYPEALTDPSYKAQILVLTYPLIGNYGIPADEVDEFGLSKWFESSGIHVAGLVVGECCPTPSHWSATRTLHQWLQQHGIPGLQGVDTRELTKKLREQGSLLGKLVQDGTEPSALPFLDPNARPLVPEVSIKAPRVFNAGGTPRILALDCGLKYNQIRCLCQRGAEVTVVPWDHALDNREYEGVFLSNGPGDPASYPSVVSTLSRVLSEPNPRPVFGICLGHQLLALAIGAKTYKMRYGNRGHNQPCLLVGSGRCFLTSQNHGFAVETDSLPAGWLPLFTNANDRSNEGIVHDSLPFFSVQFHPEHQAGPSDMELLFDIFLETVKEATAGNPGGQTVRERLVERLCPPGIPSPSSGLLPPRKVLILGSGGLSIGQAGEFDYSGSQAIKALKEENIQTLLINPNIATVQTSQGLADKVYFLPITPHYVTQVIRNERPDGILLTFGGQTALNCGVELTKAGVLARYGVRVLGTPVETIELTEDRRAFASRMAEIGEHVAPSEAANSLEQAQAAAERLGYPVLVRAAFALGGLGSGFASNREELFALVAPAFAHTSQVLVDKSLKGWKEIEYEVVRDAYGNCVTVCNMENLDPLGIHTGESIVVAPSQTLNDREYQLLRQTAIKVTQHLGIVGECNVQYALNPESEQYYIIEVNARLSRSSALASKATGYPLAYVAAKLALGIPLPELRNSVTGGTAAFEPSLDYCVVKIPRWDLSKFLRVSTKIGSCMKSVGEVMGIGRSFEEAFQKALRMVDENCVGFDHTVKPVSDMELETPTDKRIFVVAAALWAGYSVERLYELTRIDRWFLHGMKRIVAHTQLLEQHRGRPLPPDLLQQAKRLGFSDKQIALAVLSTELAIRKLRQEQRICPAVKQIDTVAAEWPAQTNYLYLTYWGTTHDLTFRTPHVLVLGSGVYRIGSSVEFDWCAVGCIRQLRKMGYKTIMVNYNPETVSTDYDMCDRLYFDEISFEVVMDIYELENPEGVILSMGGQLPNNMAMALHRQQCRVLGTSPEAIDSAENRFKFSRLLDTIGISQPQWRELSDLESARQFCQTVGYPCVVRPSYVLSGAAMNVAYTDGDLERFLSSAAAVSKEHPVVISKFIQEAKEIDVDAVARDGVVAAIAISEHVENAGVHSGDATLVTPPQDITAKTLERIKAIVHAVGQELQVTGPFNLQLIAKDDQLKVIECNVRVSRSFPFVSKTLGVDLVALATRVIMGEEVEPVGLMTGTGVVGVKVPQFSFSRLAGADVVLGVEMTSTGEVAGFGESRCEAYLKAMLSTGFKIPKKNILLTIGSYKNKSELLPTVRLLESLGYSLYASLGTADFYTEHGVKVTAVDWHFEEAVDGECPPQRSILEQLAENHFELVINLSMRGAGGRRLSSFVTKGYRTRRLAADFSVPLIIDIKCTKLFVEALGQIGPAPPLKVHVDCMTSQKLVRLPGLIDIHVHLREPGGTHKEDFASGTAAALAGGVTMVCAMPNTRPPIIDAPALALAQKLAEAGARCDFALFLGASSENAGTLGAVAGSAAGLKLYLNETFSELRLDSVAQWMEHFETWPSHLPIVAHAERQSVAAVLMVAQLTQRSVHICHVARKEEILLIKAAKARGLPVTCEVAPHHLFLSRDDLQRLGSGKGEVRPELGSRQDVEALWENMAVIDCFASDHAPHTLEEKCGPQPPPGFPGLETMLPLLLTAVSEGRLSLDDLLQRLHHNPRRIFHLPPQEDTYVEVDLEHEWTIPSHMPFSKAHWTPFEGQKVKGTVRRVVLRGEVAYIDGQVLVPPGYGQDVRKWPQGAVPQLAPPAPATSEITTTPERPRRAVPGLPDGRFHLPPRIHRASDPGLPAVFLRPGAGIPRGSRTWAEEPKEKSSRKAAEPELMGTLDGTCYPPPPVPRQASPQNLGTPGLLHPQTSPLLHSLVGQHILSVQQFTKDQMSHLFNVAHTLRMMVQKERSLDILKGKVMASMFYEVSTRTSSSFAAAMARLGGAVLSFSEATSSVQKGESLADSVQTMSCYADVVVLRHPQPGAVELAAKHCRRPVINAGDGVGEHPTQALLDIFTIREELGTVNGMTITMVGDLKHGRTVHSLACLLTQYRVSLRYVAPPSLRMPANVRAFVAARGTKQEEFESIEEALPDTDVLYMTRIQKERFDSSQEYEACFGQFILTPHIMTRAKKKMVVMHPMPRVNEISVEVDSDPRAAYFRQAENGMYIRMALLATVLGRF, from the exons ATGGCGGCCCTGATGTTGGAGGATGGGTCGGTCCTGCGGGGCCAGCCCTTTGGGGCCACTGTGTCGACTGCCGGGGAAGTGG TGTTTCAAACCGGCATGGTCGGCTACCCCGAGGCCCTCACTGACCCTTCCTACAAAGCACAGATCTTAGTGCTGACATATCCTCTGATCGGCAACTATGGCATCCCCGCAGATGAAGTGGATGAGTTCGGTCTCAGTAAG TGGTTTGAATCCTCGGGGATCCATGTGGCAGGACTGGTGGTGGGAGAGTGCTGCCCCACGCCCAGCCACTGGAGTGCTACCCGCACCCTACACCAGTGGCTGCAGCAGCACGGGATACCTGGCCTGCAAG GAGTGGATACTCGGGAGCTGACTAAGAAGTTGCGAGAGCAAGGGTctctgctggggaagctggtccAGGATGGGACAGAGCCTTCAGCACTGCCTTTCTTGGACCCGAATGCCCGCCCCCTGGTGCCAGAGGTCTCAATTAAG GCTCCACGGGTGTTCAATGCAGGGGGCACCCCTCGGATCCTTGCTTTGGATTGTGGCCTCAAGTATAATCAGATCCGATGTCTCTGTCAGCGTGGTGCTGAGGTCACGGTGGTACCGTGGGACCATGCCTTAGACAACCGGG AGTATGAGGGTGTCTTCCTGAGTAATGGCCCTGGTGACCCCGCCTCCTATCCCAGTGTGGTATCCACACTGAGCCGTGTCTTATCTGAGCCTAATCCCCGACCTGTCTTCGGGATCTGTCTGGGACACCAGCTGTTGGCCTTAGCCATTGGGGCCAAGACATACAAGATGAG ATATGGGAACCGAGGCCATAATCAGCCATGCCTGCTGGTGGGGTCTGGGCGCTGCTTTCTGACATCCCAGAACCACGGCTTTGCTGTGGAAACAGACTCACTGCCAGCAGGCTGGCTTCCTCTCTTTACCAACGCCAACGATCGTTCCAATGAAGGCATCGTACACGACAGCCTGCCGTTCTTCAG TGTTCAGTTTCACCCAGAGCACCAAGCTGGTCCTTCAGACATGGAGTTACTTTTTGATATCTTTCTGGAAACTGTGAAAGAAGCCACAGCCGGGAACCCTGGGGGCCAGACAG ttCGAGAGCGGCTGGTTGAGCGCCTCTGTCCACCTGGAATTCCCAGCCCAAGCTCTGGGCTTCTACCACCACGGAAGGTTCTGATCCTGGGCTCTGGGGGCCTCTCCATTGGCCAAGCTGGAGAGTTTGACTACTCAGGCTCTCAG GCGATTAAGGCCCTGAAGGAAGAAAACATCCAGACTTTGCTGATCAACCCCAACATCGCCACAGTGCAGACTTCCCAGGGGCTGGCTGACAAGGTCTATTTCCTTCCCATAACACCTCACTACGTAACGCAG GTGATCCGTAATGAGCGCCCAGATGGCATCTTACTGACTTTTGGGGGCCAGACAGCTCTGAACTGTGGCGTGGAGCTGACAAAGGCCGGAGTGTTAGCTCGGTATGGGGTCCGTGTCCTGGGCACACCCGTGGAGACCATTGAACTGACGGAAGACCGGCGTGCCTTTGCCTCCAGGATGGCAGAGATTGGCGAGCACGTGGCCCCCAGTGAGGCGGCAAATTCTCTCGAACAG GCCCAGGCTGCCGCCGAGCGGCTGGGGTATCCCGTGCTGGTGCGCGCTGCCTTTGCCCTCGGTGGCCTGGGCTCTGGCTTTGCCTCCAACAGGGAGGAGCTGTTTGCCCTTGTGGCCCCAGCTTTTGCCCATACAAGCCAAGTGCTGGTCGATAAGTCCCTGAAGGGATGGAAGGAGATTGAGTACGAGGTGGTGAGAGACGCCTATGGCAACTGTGTCACG GTGTGTAACATGGAGAATTTGGACCCACTGGGCATCCATACTGGTGAGTCCATTGTGGTGGCTCCAAGCCAGACACTGAATGACCGGGAATACCAGCTACTACGGCAGACAGCCATCAAGGTGACCCAGCACCTTGGAATTGTTGGGGAATGCAATGTGCAGTACGCCTTGAATCCCGAGTCTGAGCAG taTTACATCATCGAAGTAAATGCCAGGCTGTCTCGCAGCTCTGCCCTGGCCAGTAAGGCCACGGGCTATCCACTGGCCTATGTGGCAGCCAAACTAGCTTTGGGCATCCCTCTGCCGGAGCTCAG GAACTCCGTGACAGGGGGAACAGCAGCCTTTGAACCCAGCCTGGATTACTGTGTGGTCAAGATCCCTCGGTGGGACCTCAGCAAGTTCCTCCGCGTCAGCACAAAGATCGGGAGCTGCATGAAGAGCGTTG GTGAAGTCATGGGCATTGGGCGTTCTTTTGAGGAGGCCTTCCAGAAAGCTCTTCGGATGGTAGATGAGAACTGTGTGGGCTTTGATCACACGGTAAAACCGGTCAGTGATATG GAGCTGGAGACGCCAACCGACAAGCGCATCTTCGTGGTGGCGGCAGCTCTGTGGGCCGGCTACTCGGTGGAGCGGCTGTATGAACTCACACGCATTGACCGCTGGTTCCTGCACGGGATGAAGCGGATTGTGGCGCACACGCAGCTGCTAGAACAGCATCGTGGACGGCCTCTGCCCCCAGACCTGCTGCAGCAGGCCAAGCGCCTTGGCTTCTCGGACAAGCAGATTGCCCTTGCCGTTCTGAG CACAGAGCTGGCCATTCGCAAGCTGCGGCAGGAACAGAGGATCTGCCCAGCGGTGAAACAGATCGACACGGTTGCGGCCGAGTGGCCAGCCCAGACCAACTATTTGTACCTGACCTACTGGGGCACCACCCATGACCTCACCTTCCGAACGCCTCATGTCCTGGTCCTTGGCTCTGGCGTCTACCGGATCGGCTCCAGCGTTGAGTTTGACTGGTGTGCCGTGGGCTGCATTCGGCAGCTCCGAAAG ATGGGCTATAAGACCATCATGGTGAACTACAACCCAGAGACTGTCAGCACAGACTATGACATGTGTGACCGACTGTACTTTGATGAGATCTCTTTTGAG GTGGTGATGGACATCTATGAGCTAGAGAACCCCGAAGGCGTGATCCTCTCCATGGGCGGGCAGCTGCCCAACAACATGGCCATGGCGTTGCATCGGCAGCAGTGCCGAGTCCTGGGCACATCCCCTGAAGCCATCGACTCAGCTGAGAACCGTTTCAAGTTCTCCCGGCTCCTCGACACCATCGGTATCAGCCAGCCTCAGTGGAGGGAGCTCAGTGACCTAGAG TCTGCTCGCCAGTTCTGCCAGACAGTGGGGTACCCCTGCGTGGTGCGCCCCTCCTACGTGTTGAGCGGCGCTGCTATGAACGTGGCCTACACTGACGGAGACCTGGAACGATTCCTGAGCAGCGCAGCAGCCGTCTCCAAGGAGCACCCTGTGGTCATCTCCAAGTTCATCCAGGAGGCCAAG GAGATCGACGTGGACGCTGTGGCCCGTGATGGTGTGGTGGCAGCCATTGCCATCTCTGAGCACGTGGAGAATGCGGGTGTGCATTCGGGTGACGCCACGCTGGTGACCCCACCACAGGACATCACTGCCAAAACCCTAGAGCGGATTAAAGCCATTGTGCATGCTGTGGGCCAGGAGCTGCAGGTCACGGGACCCTTCAATCTGCAGCTCATTGCCAAG GACGACCAGCTGAAAGTCATCGAATGCAACGTGCGTGTCTCTCGCTCCTTCCCTTTCGTCTCCAAGACACTAGGTGTGGACCTAGTAGCATTGGCCACACGGGTCATCATGGGGGAAGAAGTGGAACCTGTGGGGCTCATGACCGGCACCGGAGTCGTGGGTGTAAAG GTCCCTCAGTTCTCGTTCTCACGCCTGGCGGGTGCCGACGTGGTGTTGGGCGTGGAGATGACCAGCACTGGGGAGGTGGCTGGCTTTGGGGAGAGCCGCTGCGAGGCCTACCTCAAGGCCATGCTAAGCACTGGCTTTAAGATCCCCAAGAAGAACATCTTGCTGACCATTGGCAGCTATAAG AACAAAAGTGAGCTGCTTCCGACAGTACGGCTACTAGAGAGCCTGGGCTACAGCCTCTATGCCAGTCTGGGCACCGCCGATTTCTACACTGAGCATGGTGTCAAG GTAACAGCTGTGGACTGGCACTTTGAGGAGGCAGTGGATGGGGAGTGCCCGCCGCAGCGAAGCATCTTGGAGCAGCTGGCTGAGAATCACTTCGAGCTCGTGATTAACCTGTCAATgcgcggggccgggggccggCGTCTCTCTTCCTTTGTCACTAAGGGCTACCGCACCCGGCGCCTGGCTGCTGACTTCTCCGTGCCCCTCATCATTGATATCAAGTGCACCAAACTGTTTGTGGAG GCCCTGGGTCAGATTGGGCCCGCCCCTCCTTTGAAGGTGCACGTTGACTGTATGACTTCCCAAAAGCTTGTGCGGCTTCCTG GATTGATTGACATCCATGTGCACCTGCGGGAGCCGGGGGGAACGCACAAGGAGGACTTTGCCTCAGGCACCGCTGCTGCCCTGGCTGGGGGCGTCACCATGGTGTGCGCCATGCCTAATACCCGGCCCCCCATCATTGATGCCCCGGCCCTCGCCCTGGCCCAGAAG CTGGCAGAGGCTGGCGCCCGCTGTGACTTTGCCTTATTTCTCGGAGCCTCGTCAGAAAATGCAGGAACCCTGGGTGCTGTAGCCGGGTCTGCCGCTGGGCTGAAGCTCTACCTCAACGAGACCTTCTCTGAGCTTCGGCTGGACAGTGTGGCCCAGTGGATGGAG CACTTTGAGACGtggccctcccacctccccattGTGGCCCACGCGGAGCGGCAGAGTGTGGCCGCCGTCCTCATGGTGGCCCAGCTTACCCAGCGCTCGGTGCACATATGTCACGTGGCCCGGAAGGAGGAG atCCTACTGATTAAAGCTGCCAAGGCACGGGGGCTGCCAGTCACCTGTGAGGTGGCCCCCCACCATCTGTTCCTGAGCCGCGATGACCTGCAGCGCCTGGGCTCGGGGAAGGGGGAGGTCCGGCCCGAGCTGGGCTCCCGCCAGGACGTGGAGGCCCTGTGGGAGAACATGGCTGTCATCGACTGCTTCGCCTCAGACCATG ccccccataCACTGGAGGAGAAGTGTGGGCCCCAGCCTCCCCCCGGCTTCCCGGGGCTGGAGACCATGCTGCCCCTGCTGCTGACGGCCGTCAGCGAGGGCCGGCTCAGTCTGGATGACCTGCTGCAGCGCCTGCACCACAACCCCCGCCGCATCTTCCACCTGCCCCCCCAGGAGGACACCTACGTGGAG GTGGATCTGGAGCACGAGTGGACCATCCCCAGCCACATGCCCTTCTCTAAGGCTCACTGGACGCCCTTCGAAGGGCAGAAGGTGAAGGGCACTGTCCGCCGTGTGGTCCTGCGAGGAGAGGTGGCCTATATCGATGGGCAG GTCCTGGTGCCCCCTGGCTACGGACAGGATGTACGCAAGTGGCCTCAGGGGGCTGTTCCCCAGCTCGCGCCTCCAGCCCCTGCCACCAGTGAGATAACCACG ACACCTGAGAGGCCCCGCCGGGCCGTCCCAGGGCTTCCCGATGGCCGCTTCCACCTGCCACCCCGAATCCACCGAGCCTCCGATCCAGGTCTGCCAG CTGTGTTCCTCCGCCCGGGAGCTGGGATCCCACGGGGCAGCAGAACGTGGG CTGAGGAGCCAAAGGAGAAGTCCTCCCGGAAGGCAGCTGAGCCAG AGCTGATGGGAACTCTTGATGGCACCTGCTACCCACCACCACCAGTACCTAGACAGGCGTCACCCCAGAACCTGGGGACCCCTGGCCTGCTGCACCCCCAGACCTCACCCCTGCTGCACTCATTAGTGGGTCAACATATCCTGTCTGTCCAGCAGTTCACCAAGGATCAG ATGTCTCACCTGTTCAATGTGGCACACACGCTGCGTATGATGGTACAGAAGGAGCGGAGCCTCGACATactcaag GGGAAGGTGATGGCCTCCATGTTCTACGAGGTGAGCACGCGGACCAGCAGCTCCTTTGCCGCAGCCATGGCCCGGCTGGGGGGTGCTGTGCTCAGCTTCTCGGAAGCCACATCTTCGGTCCAGAAGGGCGAGTCCCTGGCCGACTCTGTGCAGACCATGAGCTGCTACGCTGACGTGGTCGTGCTTCGGCATCCGCAGCCCGGAGCGGTGGAG CTGGCAGCCAAGCACTGCCGGAGGCCAGTGATCAACGCGGGGGATGGGGTCGGAGAGCATCCCACCCAGGCTCTGCTGGACATCTTCACCATCCGGGAGGAGCTTGGGACTGTCAACGGCATGACA ATCACGATGGTGGGGGACCTGAAGCATGGGCGCACCGTGCACTCTCTGGCCTGTCTGCTCACCCAGTACCGCGTCAGTCTGCGCTACGTGGCCCCCCCAAGCCTGCGCATGCCAGCCAACGTCCGAGCCTTTGTGGCAGCCCGCGGCACCAAGCAG GAGGAGTTCGAGAGCATTGAGGAAGCCCTGCCCGACACCGACGTGCTCTACATGACTCGAATCCAGAAAGAACGCTTCGACTCCAGCCAGGAGTATGAAGCT TGCTTCGGCCAGTTCATCCTCACCCCCCACATCATGACACGGGCCAAGAAGAAGATGGTGGTGATGCACCCCATGCCCCGAGTCAATGAGATAAG CGTGGAGGTGGACTCGGACCCCCGAGCAGCCTACTTCCGCCAGGCCGAGAACGGCATGTACATACGCATGGCTCTCTTAGCCACCGTGCTGGGCCGCTTCTAG